From Pseudomonas putida, one genomic window encodes:
- a CDS encoding GAF domain-containing sensor histidine kinase, whose amino-acid sequence MTNAISADIATIGRISAVPAILQVICESTGMRFAAVARVTESNWTACAVLDNLGFGLEVGGELELATTLCHEIRSSHQTIVIDKASEDERYCHHHTPQLYRFESYISVPVFRTDGSFFGTICALDPNPASLKGQAIQPMMESFARVLAIQIENEESVQHTERALREERAMAEVREQFIAVLGHDLRNPLFAITAGAELLIQRLDDDKQRGIARHIHTCGQRAAQLVRDVLDFARGRLGSGIPLNLEACPDLAEGLMHVAAELQHIHPQRHIVLQIGDIGGLYCDRERVAQLLSNLIANALIHGAPDGPVTVRAAIADGEFALSVHNNGLPIASQTLDQLFKPFTRPLSAGPRQGLGLGLYIANQIALAHGGRMQVISDELTGTLFSFHLPATAPRQMPGPSTASL is encoded by the coding sequence ATGACCAACGCCATCAGCGCCGATATCGCCACCATCGGCCGCATCAGCGCCGTGCCCGCCATCCTTCAGGTCATCTGCGAATCCACCGGCATGCGTTTCGCCGCCGTGGCACGGGTTACCGAAAGCAACTGGACCGCCTGCGCCGTACTCGACAATCTGGGCTTTGGCCTCGAGGTGGGCGGCGAGCTCGAATTGGCAACCACGCTGTGCCACGAAATTCGCAGCTCTCACCAGACCATCGTGATCGATAAAGCCAGCGAAGATGAGCGCTACTGCCACCACCATACGCCGCAGCTCTATCGCTTCGAAAGCTACATATCCGTACCGGTGTTCCGTACAGATGGCAGCTTCTTCGGCACCATCTGCGCCCTGGACCCGAATCCGGCCTCGCTCAAAGGCCAGGCCATCCAGCCCATGATGGAGTCGTTCGCCCGCGTGCTCGCCATCCAGATCGAGAATGAAGAGAGCGTCCAGCACACCGAGCGCGCCCTGCGTGAGGAACGGGCGATGGCCGAAGTGCGCGAACAGTTCATCGCAGTGCTCGGCCACGACCTGCGCAACCCTCTGTTCGCCATCACCGCAGGCGCCGAACTGTTGATTCAGCGCCTGGATGACGACAAGCAGCGTGGGATCGCCCGCCACATCCACACTTGCGGGCAGCGCGCCGCACAGCTGGTACGCGACGTGCTGGATTTTGCCCGAGGCCGGCTTGGCAGCGGCATCCCCTTGAACCTCGAGGCCTGCCCGGACCTTGCCGAAGGCCTCATGCATGTCGCTGCAGAACTGCAGCACATCCACCCACAGCGGCACATCGTGCTTCAGATCGGAGATATCGGCGGCCTGTACTGTGATCGCGAACGGGTGGCCCAGCTGCTCTCCAACCTTATCGCCAACGCGCTGATCCATGGTGCGCCTGACGGGCCGGTGACGGTCAGGGCGGCGATCGCCGACGGGGAGTTCGCGCTTAGCGTGCACAACAATGGGCTCCCCATCGCCTCACAAACCCTGGACCAACTGTTCAAGCCCTTTACCAGGCCGCTGTCTGCGGGGCCAAGACAGGGGCTTGGGCTTGGCCTTTATATAGCCAACCAGATAGCCCTGGCCCATGGTGGACGCATGCAGGTCATCTCAGATGAGCTAACCGGCACGCTGTTCAGCTTTCACTTGCCGGCCACTGCACCGAGGCAGATGCCGGGGCCGTCGACGGCCAGCCTGTAA
- a CDS encoding DUF2025 family protein, producing MAITSQDICSAADQLKGFVGFHGKRGVHIVRFSEDAFGMDVADESIIPCSEFVWRPAQGAHMALCRQRLSLLLEQHVDDRLNIAEPLRQYLRRTDLPEILAQRSLRC from the coding sequence ATGGCCATCACATCCCAGGACATCTGCAGTGCGGCCGACCAGCTCAAGGGCTTTGTCGGCTTTCATGGCAAACGCGGCGTCCATATCGTACGGTTCAGCGAAGACGCGTTCGGTATGGACGTGGCCGACGAGAGCATCATCCCGTGCAGCGAGTTCGTCTGGCGGCCAGCGCAGGGCGCGCACATGGCGCTGTGCCGCCAGCGCCTGTCGCTGCTGCTGGAGCAGCATGTGGACGATCGGCTGAACATTGCCGAACCGCTGCGCCAGTACCTGCGGCGCACGGACCTGCCGGAAATTCTGG